Proteins from a single region of Chryseobacterium sp. W4I1:
- a CDS encoding TonB-dependent siderophore receptor, which produces MKLKYTSILFLGSVSMFYSQNTNDTIFKESKIDEVSITGSRNKKRTVINTPVPVDIIDIKQVSQSTGQVEVNQLLQFAAPSFNSNKQSGSDGADAVDPATLRGLGPDQTLLLLNGKRYHQSSLINLFGTKGRGNTGSDMNTIPIGAIKRIEVLRDGASAQYGSDAIAGVINVILNDRNQGFEGNVFYGMNLFKSPGNKDVVSDHKIDGTTFDFSGNLGTKIGNKGGFGNFTVEFINKDRTIRNANPEKGYISPREKFGDAKSQNIYFFGNVELPLSDRLKFYSRQGFSYRKTNAYAWTRTADADGNIPEVYPNGFNPIENTTITDFTFDNGLKFKVADWDVDFYNAFGSNRFTYQIDNTINATLGVKSPTSFNAGGHSLLQNTTGFNASKEFSVLQGLNIAFGSEFRYEQFEIIKGEEASYAMYDINGNIVTPDTPETLWVTNPLSGGTRPGGSQGFPGYSQEVNKNRNNFAAYVDTELDITKKWMISVAGRFENYNDFGSTLNGKFATRYAITPQFAFRGSVSTGFRAPSLAQKYYSLQFTNFQGGDLVTIQLASNDSEIAQKSGISQLKQETSLNGSAGFTFNTGKFTATVDGYYIKVKDRIVLTGNFARTDLPEVVQMQYPHINQAQFFANAIDTRTKGIDVILSYTDNIGSGKLSATLAGNYNEMEITKVNAPEKLEGKEDIFMSARERAFVLASAPKTKVNLNLNYKIDNFNVNVQLVRFDKVKLVGYGGADDYQFYGAKVTTDLSFGYEFSKNFNLTIGSKNLFNRYPTLQTAAVDGNTESGGIFDPVQMGFAGRQAFARLNFKF; this is translated from the coding sequence ATGAAATTAAAATATACAAGTATTCTTTTTTTAGGGTCCGTATCGATGTTTTATTCACAAAACACAAATGACACTATTTTCAAAGAGTCAAAAATAGATGAAGTATCCATTACCGGCAGCCGTAATAAAAAAAGAACAGTCATTAATACTCCTGTTCCTGTTGATATTATTGATATCAAGCAGGTAAGCCAGTCTACGGGTCAGGTAGAAGTGAATCAGCTTCTGCAGTTTGCGGCACCTTCTTTTAACTCTAATAAACAGTCGGGGTCAGATGGAGCTGATGCGGTAGACCCTGCCACCCTTCGAGGTCTTGGGCCAGATCAGACACTCCTCTTACTGAACGGGAAAAGATACCATCAATCATCATTGATCAATCTTTTCGGAACCAAAGGAAGAGGAAATACAGGATCTGATATGAACACGATTCCAATCGGAGCTATAAAAAGAATTGAAGTTCTCCGTGACGGAGCATCTGCCCAGTATGGCTCTGATGCCATAGCCGGAGTGATCAATGTTATTTTAAATGACCGGAATCAAGGCTTTGAAGGGAATGTCTTTTATGGAATGAACCTCTTTAAAAGCCCTGGAAATAAAGATGTGGTATCGGATCATAAAATAGACGGAACCACTTTTGATTTCAGCGGAAATCTGGGAACAAAAATTGGCAATAAAGGCGGTTTTGGAAATTTCACCGTTGAATTTATAAATAAAGACCGTACGATAAGGAATGCAAATCCGGAAAAAGGCTATATATCTCCAAGAGAAAAGTTTGGAGATGCAAAGTCTCAAAATATATATTTCTTCGGAAATGTAGAGCTGCCGTTATCTGACAGATTGAAATTCTATTCCCGCCAGGGCTTTTCATACCGTAAAACGAATGCATACGCATGGACAAGAACAGCAGATGCTGACGGAAATATTCCCGAAGTGTATCCCAATGGTTTTAATCCTATCGAAAATACCACTATCACTGATTTCACTTTTGACAACGGGCTGAAATTTAAAGTAGCCGACTGGGATGTTGATTTTTATAATGCATTCGGGAGCAACAGATTCACTTACCAGATAGATAACACAATTAACGCTACATTAGGTGTAAAATCTCCAACCAGTTTTAATGCGGGCGGACACTCACTTTTACAAAATACAACCGGTTTTAATGCTTCAAAAGAGTTTAGCGTACTTCAGGGATTAAATATTGCTTTCGGATCTGAATTCAGATATGAACAGTTTGAAATTATCAAGGGAGAAGAAGCATCATATGCAATGTATGACATCAATGGAAATATTGTAACCCCTGATACTCCTGAAACCTTGTGGGTAACAAATCCTCTTTCGGGAGGCACAAGACCTGGTGGCTCACAAGGTTTTCCAGGGTATTCCCAGGAAGTCAATAAAAACAGAAACAATTTTGCAGCTTATGTAGACACTGAACTGGATATTACGAAAAAGTGGATGATCAGCGTAGCCGGAAGATTTGAAAATTATAATGATTTCGGAAGTACCTTGAATGGTAAATTTGCAACGAGATATGCTATAACACCCCAGTTTGCATTCAGAGGATCCGTATCTACCGGATTCAGAGCGCCTTCTCTTGCACAGAAATATTACAGTTTACAATTTACCAATTTCCAGGGAGGAGATCTGGTAACAATCCAACTTGCATCCAATGATAGTGAGATTGCACAGAAATCAGGAATCTCACAGTTAAAACAGGAAACTTCATTGAACGGAAGTGCCGGTTTTACTTTTAATACAGGGAAATTTACAGCAACAGTGGATGGATATTACATTAAGGTAAAAGACAGAATTGTTCTGACGGGTAATTTTGCCCGAACTGATCTTCCTGAGGTTGTTCAGATGCAATATCCGCATATCAATCAGGCACAGTTTTTCGCCAATGCGATCGATACCCGAACTAAGGGTATTGATGTTATATTAAGTTATACTGACAATATCGGTTCAGGGAAACTGTCTGCTACTTTGGCCGGAAATTACAACGAAATGGAGATTACCAAGGTAAATGCTCCAGAAAAACTGGAAGGAAAAGAAGACATATTTATGAGCGCAAGGGAACGAGCTTTCGTTTTGGCATCAGCTCCAAAGACTAAAGTCAACCTTAATTTAAATTATAAGATTGATAATTTCAACGTCAACGTTCAGCTGGTAAGATTTGACAAGGTAAAGCTTGTGGGCTACGGCGGAGCAGATGATTATCAGTTTTACGGAGCAAAAGTAACCACCGATTTATCTTTTGGCTACGAGTTCTCTAAAAATTTCAACTTAACCATTGGAAGCAAAAATCTATTCAACCGCTACCCTACTCTGCAAACTGCAGCTGTAGATGGCAATACGGAATCGGGAGGAATCTTTGATCCTGTACAAATGGGTTTTGCCGGAAGACAGGCTTTTGCAAGACTTAATTTTAAGTTTTAA
- a CDS encoding tryptophanase has product MKLPYAEPFRIKMVEEIYQSTREEREQWLKEANYNLFNLKSSQVFIDLLTDSGTGAMSDRQWGALMTGDESYAGSRSFEQLQNTVETITGFKYLLPTHQGRAAENVLFSVLVKEGNVVPGNSHFDTTKGHIEFRKAHAIDCTIDEAFDINDLHPFKGNINLEKLEEIYKSHPKENIPFCLITITCNSSGGQPVSLENMKAVKELSDRYGIPVFFDSARFAENAYFIKKRESGQENRSIKEICKEIFSYGDGMTMSSKKDGLVNIGGFIALNSEEIFRKASSFTIIYEGFITYGGMAGRDMAALAVGLNEATEFAYLESRISQVEYLGNKLIEYGIPVQKPIGGHAVFIDSLNFLPKVSRAEYPAQTLGLEIYKEAGIRTVEIGTLLADRDPETRENRYPKLELVRLAIPRRTYTNNHMDYIAAAIKNVYERREEISKGYKITWEPDLLRHFTVQLEEA; this is encoded by the coding sequence ATGAAATTACCGTACGCGGAACCATTCCGTATCAAAATGGTGGAGGAAATCTACCAGTCTACAAGAGAAGAAAGAGAGCAGTGGCTTAAAGAAGCTAATTATAACCTTTTCAACCTGAAATCATCACAGGTATTCATCGATCTTCTTACCGATTCCGGAACAGGGGCAATGTCTGACAGACAGTGGGGCGCATTAATGACCGGGGACGAAAGCTATGCAGGATCACGTTCTTTTGAACAGCTTCAGAATACCGTTGAAACAATCACCGGATTTAAATATTTATTGCCTACCCACCAGGGAAGAGCTGCGGAAAACGTTCTTTTCTCAGTTTTGGTAAAAGAAGGTAATGTAGTTCCCGGAAACTCTCATTTCGATACTACAAAAGGCCATATCGAGTTCAGAAAAGCACACGCAATAGACTGTACCATCGACGAAGCTTTTGACATTAATGATCTTCATCCTTTCAAAGGAAATATCAATCTTGAAAAATTGGAAGAAATTTATAAAAGTCATCCAAAAGAAAATATCCCTTTCTGTCTGATCACGATTACCTGTAATTCTTCAGGAGGACAGCCCGTTTCTTTAGAGAATATGAAAGCGGTTAAAGAGCTTTCTGATCGTTATGGAATTCCTGTTTTCTTTGACTCTGCAAGATTCGCCGAAAACGCCTATTTCATCAAAAAGAGAGAGTCGGGACAGGAGAACAGAAGCATCAAAGAGATCTGCAAAGAGATTTTCTCTTACGGAGATGGAATGACGATGAGCTCTAAGAAAGACGGCTTGGTAAATATAGGCGGATTCATTGCCTTAAACAGTGAGGAGATTTTCAGAAAAGCATCTAGTTTTACCATTATCTATGAAGGTTTTATTACTTATGGAGGTATGGCCGGAAGAGATATGGCAGCTTTGGCGGTCGGCTTGAATGAAGCTACTGAATTTGCTTACCTTGAAAGCAGAATCTCCCAGGTAGAATATCTTGGAAACAAACTGATTGAATATGGAATTCCAGTTCAGAAACCTATCGGGGGACATGCTGTTTTCATTGATTCTCTAAACTTCCTTCCAAAAGTTTCCAGAGCAGAATATCCTGCACAGACTTTAGGTCTTGAAATCTACAAGGAAGCCGGAATCAGAACGGTAGAGATCGGAACGTTATTGGCAGACAGAGATCCTGAGACAAGAGAAAACCGTTATCCAAAGCTGGAATTGGTACGTCTCGCAATTCCTAGAAGAACCTACACGAACAATCACATGGATTATATTGCTGCTGCAATCAAAAATGTCTATGAAAGACGGGAAGAAATTTCCAAAGGATATAAAATCACCTGGGAACCTGATTTACTGAGACACTTTACAGTACAGCTTGAAGAAGCATAA
- a CDS encoding NAD(P)/FAD-dependent oxidoreductase — MNKIAVVGAGISGLSIANYLEKHQLDYHIYERRKKDDLTGHGFLLPKEGIDYLSQIIEPSVLFKHGNFLKKYIRYSHNGKILAQKDLNDVFVISRSALIHILAHNIPAEKISYEETVMPCPIQKGKLRKQDGTYIDSDVTIVSDGSKSRIRREIFQEETMKTVQENEIVNIIKCKDIAASLEDNFMKYHHEDGGLTFGILKLSEDTVLWYCQFDNKKYKISETSSVESLKSHMFEIFKDWDPMVSSIVKGSNYENVHLWRVYELEKLNPFYKDNTVFIGDAAHPLIPFTSQGVTSALKDSFVLTQYLASEKNSSDAFRKYEAERKPEIEIHIRNGRILLDQFLKPLDQQTENILPISYK, encoded by the coding sequence ATGAACAAAATTGCTGTCGTGGGCGCCGGCATCTCCGGCTTAAGCATAGCGAATTACCTGGAAAAACACCAATTAGATTACCACATTTACGAAAGAAGAAAAAAAGATGATCTTACCGGTCATGGCTTTCTGCTTCCAAAGGAGGGAATAGACTATCTTTCCCAGATCATCGAACCATCTGTACTTTTTAAGCATGGTAATTTCTTAAAGAAATATATCCGGTATTCACACAATGGAAAAATACTTGCGCAGAAAGACCTCAATGATGTTTTTGTGATTTCAAGAAGTGCTTTGATCCATATCCTCGCCCATAATATCCCGGCTGAGAAAATCTCTTATGAAGAAACAGTCATGCCATGCCCTATTCAAAAGGGGAAACTTAGAAAACAGGACGGAACTTATATAGATTCTGATGTGACAATTGTTTCAGATGGTTCTAAAAGCCGTATCAGAAGAGAAATTTTCCAGGAAGAAACCATGAAAACTGTCCAGGAAAACGAAATCGTCAACATTATCAAATGTAAAGATATTGCTGCCAGCCTGGAAGATAATTTTATGAAGTACCACCATGAAGACGGCGGACTTACTTTCGGAATCCTTAAGCTTTCTGAAGACACGGTTTTATGGTATTGCCAGTTTGACAATAAGAAATACAAAATTTCCGAAACCAGCTCGGTAGAAAGTCTGAAAAGCCATATGTTTGAAATTTTTAAGGACTGGGATCCTATGGTATCTTCCATTGTCAAAGGTTCAAATTATGAAAATGTACACTTATGGAGGGTCTATGAATTGGAAAAATTGAATCCTTTTTATAAAGACAACACCGTGTTTATAGGCGATGCTGCTCATCCACTGATCCCTTTTACAAGCCAAGGGGTTACTTCTGCATTGAAAGACTCTTTCGTTCTTACCCAATACCTGGCATCAGAAAAAAACAGCAGCGATGCTTTCAGAAAGTATGAAGCCGAAAGGAAACCGGAAATAGAAATTCACATCAGGAACGGAAGGATTCTGCTGGATCAGTTCCTAAAACCACTTGATCAGCAGACAGAAAATATTTTACCCATATCATATAAATAA
- a CDS encoding DUF502 domain-containing protein has translation MKKPTFENIANFFLKNFFQGLVIIGPIGLTIFVIWYIVSAIDNIIPSVAKEIPGLVFVSTILITAILGYLGNKFVVGKFFFDTMDRVLEKTPGVKHIYTPTKDVMSSFVGDKKKFNDPVWVKTNENPEIWRIGFLTQKEMSDVDKHNYVAVYLPHSYAISGWVIVTEEKNIKPVVGMTAASAMKFAVSGGVAGFHSDDNIFKAPE, from the coding sequence TTGAAAAAACCGACCTTCGAAAACATTGCCAATTTTTTTCTGAAAAATTTCTTTCAGGGACTGGTCATTATTGGCCCTATTGGGTTAACGATCTTTGTAATCTGGTATATTGTCAGTGCTATTGATAATATTATTCCTTCTGTTGCAAAGGAAATTCCGGGGCTCGTTTTCGTTTCGACTATCCTGATCACTGCCATCCTTGGATATTTAGGTAATAAGTTTGTCGTGGGGAAATTCTTTTTCGATACAATGGACAGGGTTCTGGAAAAAACCCCTGGAGTAAAACACATCTATACACCTACAAAAGATGTTATGTCCTCATTTGTAGGAGATAAAAAGAAATTCAACGATCCCGTCTGGGTAAAAACCAATGAAAACCCAGAGATCTGGAGAATTGGGTTTTTGACTCAAAAAGAGATGTCAGACGTTGACAAGCACAATTACGTTGCGGTATATCTGCCCCATTCCTATGCTATTTCAGGATGGGTAATTGTTACTGAAGAAAAAAACATCAAACCCGTTGTGGGAATGACTGCAGCTTCTGCTATGAAGTTTGCCGTAAGCGGCGGTGTTGCCGGGTTCCATTCTGACGACAATATATTTAAAGCTCCGGAGTAA
- a CDS encoding tRNA-(ms[2]io[6]A)-hydroxylase produces MFKLKLPTDPRWANIAEGNIGEILTDHAWCEQKATTNAISLINMLPEHPEIITELIAIAQEELDHFSQVHEIIKKRGYVFGKARKDDYVNELAKFVVQGSREDLIVDKLLFAAMIEARSCERFKVLTENIKDEELKIFYKELMISEANHYTTFIGFARQLGDIEKVNKRWEEWLEYEASIIKSYGNKETIHG; encoded by the coding sequence ATGTTTAAGTTGAAACTTCCTACCGATCCAAGGTGGGCAAATATTGCAGAAGGAAACATAGGAGAAATTTTAACGGATCATGCATGGTGTGAGCAGAAGGCCACAACAAATGCCATCAGCTTGATCAATATGCTCCCGGAACATCCTGAAATTATAACAGAACTTATTGCCATTGCGCAGGAAGAGCTTGACCATTTCAGCCAGGTGCACGAAATTATTAAGAAAAGAGGATACGTTTTCGGAAAAGCAAGAAAAGATGATTATGTAAACGAACTGGCTAAATTTGTCGTTCAGGGAAGTAGGGAAGATCTTATTGTTGATAAACTGCTTTTTGCGGCCATGATCGAAGCAAGAAGCTGCGAAAGGTTTAAAGTTCTTACCGAAAACATTAAAGATGAAGAACTTAAAATTTTTTACAAGGAATTAATGATTTCAGAAGCCAATCACTATACAACTTTTATAGGTTTTGCAAGACAGTTAGGCGATATCGAGAAAGTAAACAAACGCTGGGAAGAATGGCTGGAATATGAAGCCAGCATCATCAAATCTTACGGAAACAAAGAAACAATTCACGGTTAA
- a CDS encoding pyridoxal phosphate-dependent aminotransferase, which translates to MFSNNDINFEALKRKAYNGRWATLEEGIIPLTAADPDFRTAPEIEQGIIEYIKDGYLNYGPFSGLPEFKKNVAEHFNTEKHGNFTPENVLAVNSAAQGMFLVASYVLKPGDEAIILDPVDFLFKRSVEAAGGTVRLCSVDHTTGEIDFKKLVELITSKTKLISICNPHNPLGKIYSKEVLKKVAEIASAQDLWVMSDEIWSDIIYDNKDFHTYSSVSDEAGKKSFTVYGFSKTFGIAGLRIGAVLCNDQEILEDFTEKSNFNSTIEGVSTLSQIAGSVALERAKPWYKEFLSHLQHNRDLAFNILNQSEILSPNLPEATFVLFPKIKNNLTSDEFTRHVLEYGKVAIVPGSERWFGKGAEGHIRICFSTSQEILEEGLNRIIKSF; encoded by the coding sequence ATGTTTAGTAATAACGATATTAATTTTGAAGCTTTAAAAAGAAAAGCCTATAACGGAAGATGGGCAACATTGGAAGAAGGCATAATTCCCCTTACGGCTGCAGATCCGGACTTCAGAACAGCTCCGGAGATAGAGCAGGGAATCATTGAATATATAAAAGACGGTTATCTGAACTACGGCCCGTTCTCAGGACTTCCTGAGTTCAAGAAAAATGTTGCGGAACACTTTAATACAGAAAAACACGGAAACTTTACCCCTGAAAATGTACTTGCTGTGAACAGTGCCGCTCAGGGAATGTTCCTCGTGGCATCTTATGTTTTAAAACCGGGAGACGAAGCTATTATTTTAGATCCTGTAGATTTTCTATTCAAAAGATCTGTGGAAGCAGCTGGTGGCACAGTAAGATTATGCTCCGTAGATCACACAACAGGCGAAATTGATTTTAAAAAGCTCGTAGAACTGATCACATCCAAAACAAAGCTGATCAGCATTTGCAATCCCCATAATCCACTGGGAAAAATTTATTCCAAAGAAGTACTGAAAAAGGTTGCTGAAATTGCTTCAGCCCAAGATCTTTGGGTAATGAGTGATGAGATATGGAGTGATATTATTTATGACAACAAGGATTTTCATACGTACTCCTCCGTTTCAGACGAGGCCGGTAAAAAAAGTTTTACAGTGTATGGTTTTTCAAAAACATTTGGAATTGCCGGACTGAGAATTGGCGCCGTTTTGTGTAATGATCAGGAAATTCTTGAAGATTTTACTGAAAAATCTAATTTTAACTCTACCATAGAAGGTGTTTCCACTTTATCACAGATTGCAGGCAGTGTTGCTTTGGAAAGAGCAAAACCATGGTACAAAGAATTTCTCAGCCATTTGCAGCATAACAGGGATCTCGCTTTTAACATCCTTAATCAATCAGAAATTCTGAGTCCGAATCTACCGGAAGCAACTTTTGTATTATTTCCAAAGATCAAAAATAATTTAACCAGTGATGAATTTACCCGTCATGTATTAGAATATGGAAAAGTTGCTATTGTTCCCGGTTCGGAAAGATGGTTCGGAAAAGGAGCTGAAGGACATATCAGGATTTGTTTTTCTACTTCACAGGAGATTCTGGAGGAAGGGCTTAACCGGATTATCAAAAGTTTTTAA
- a CDS encoding PQQ-dependent sugar dehydrogenase — translation MKFNYFYIPTLTIFLLLSSCQKNNASAQETGSDGSVETEKPNSDYKPAFKGQTRIKAVKTATAYNVEILNKDLGKPWGIINFPDGRFLITDKRGHMNVVSTDGKQVSKIEGFPKVDPKGQGGMLDVALDPDFKTNNVIYFSFSEPFGEGNLTSVAKGKLSADLKNISEVKVIFRAEPSYDGDKHYGSRLAFDKDGNLFVSTGERSDKVTRVYAQKTDNYLGKILKITKDGKPAPGNPFIGKVGFKPEIYAYGVRNPQGMAIDPNGTLWDVEMGPRGGDEINLIQPGKNYGWGDVTYGIEYSGEKVGKGITQKEGTEQPVYYWDPVISPSGITFYTGNIEEWKGNLIIGCLSGEHINRIVMKDNKVVGEERLLADQKERFRDVLNGIDGNLYAVTDSGKLYKVSKK, via the coding sequence ATGAAATTCAATTACTTTTACATACCAACACTCACAATTTTTTTACTTCTATCTTCGTGTCAGAAAAACAACGCCAGTGCCCAGGAGACTGGAAGCGACGGCAGTGTGGAAACTGAAAAGCCTAATTCTGATTATAAACCGGCTTTTAAGGGACAGACAAGAATCAAAGCTGTAAAAACTGCAACGGCTTACAATGTGGAAATACTGAACAAAGATCTTGGAAAACCATGGGGGATTATTAATTTTCCGGATGGGAGGTTTCTTATTACAGATAAAAGAGGTCATATGAACGTTGTTTCAACAGACGGTAAACAGGTTTCCAAGATTGAAGGTTTTCCAAAAGTAGATCCGAAAGGGCAGGGTGGCATGCTGGATGTAGCACTTGACCCCGATTTTAAAACCAATAATGTGATCTATTTCAGTTTCTCTGAACCTTTCGGAGAAGGAAATCTGACTTCTGTTGCTAAAGGTAAACTCTCTGCTGATCTGAAGAATATTTCAGAAGTTAAAGTAATTTTCCGGGCAGAACCTTCTTATGACGGAGACAAGCATTATGGCAGCAGGCTTGCATTTGACAAAGACGGGAACTTGTTTGTAAGTACGGGAGAAAGATCAGATAAAGTGACAAGGGTTTATGCTCAGAAGACGGATAATTATTTAGGGAAAATATTAAAAATCACCAAAGATGGAAAGCCGGCTCCCGGAAATCCATTCATTGGTAAGGTTGGATTTAAGCCTGAAATATATGCTTATGGTGTAAGAAATCCCCAGGGAATGGCTATAGATCCGAATGGAACTCTTTGGGACGTTGAAATGGGTCCCCGAGGTGGTGATGAAATCAATCTCATCCAGCCTGGAAAAAATTACGGCTGGGGAGATGTCACTTACGGCATTGAGTATTCAGGAGAAAAGGTTGGGAAAGGAATTACACAAAAAGAAGGGACGGAACAGCCTGTTTATTATTGGGATCCTGTAATTTCTCCAAGTGGAATAACCTTTTATACCGGAAATATCGAAGAATGGAAAGGAAACCTGATTATCGGATGTTTGAGTGGTGAGCACATTAACAGGATTGTAATGAAAGATAATAAAGTAGTAGGAGAAGAGCGTCTTCTTGCTGATCAGAAAGAACGTTTCAGGGATGTTCTGAATGGAATTGACGGTAATCTTTATGCTGTAACCGACAGCGGAAAGCTGTATAAGGTCTCGAAAAAATAA
- a CDS encoding acyltransferase family protein, whose amino-acid sequence MNRDLYIDFAKGMATLSIIFIHTAFWSGQFYIPAEVRVFSLVFDVALFYALSGITSGSNIEKTFYRLLKLQITYMIFVTLLFFLDYFFKIFGLTFFSMEWLQGFYSTFGSKYAATGVSDIPQWQNLGNWYLHQYTNADTFPVVMGSFWYLKVYFILAVFGVLILRFFPKHVNWFIGLCLALTLIFNIYPEYYPAGQVGYVAFYLAIFLIANRMRGKKIPTRIIPVLYAIVAAALMWMFWYYGSEIFYKINKNKFPPKVPYIIWSLFSLTTLFVLYNRLKISKENFVTYIGKNAIFFYFAQGISSSLVYFIVVALKEDIPWWILMIFIYIINIILAFIIAAGLKKVDDLGWKILEFLRKKTAS is encoded by the coding sequence ATGAATAGAGATCTCTACATTGATTTTGCCAAGGGAATGGCCACCCTTTCCATCATATTTATCCACACCGCTTTCTGGTCGGGACAGTTTTATATACCCGCAGAGGTAAGAGTATTTTCTTTGGTATTTGATGTAGCGCTTTTCTATGCACTGAGCGGAATCACCTCAGGATCAAACATTGAAAAAACATTTTACCGTTTACTAAAACTTCAGATCACCTATATGATCTTTGTAACCTTACTCTTCTTTTTGGATTACTTTTTTAAAATTTTTGGATTAACGTTCTTTTCTATGGAGTGGCTCCAGGGCTTTTATTCAACTTTCGGATCAAAATATGCAGCAACGGGAGTTTCTGATATTCCTCAATGGCAGAATTTAGGAAACTGGTATCTTCATCAATATACCAATGCAGACACCTTCCCTGTAGTCATGGGAAGTTTCTGGTATCTGAAAGTATATTTCATTCTGGCTGTTTTTGGGGTATTGATCTTAAGGTTCTTTCCAAAACATGTCAATTGGTTCATTGGACTTTGCCTTGCATTAACCTTAATCTTCAATATTTATCCTGAATACTATCCTGCAGGCCAGGTTGGGTATGTTGCTTTCTATTTGGCCATCTTTTTAATTGCCAACAGAATGCGGGGAAAAAAAATTCCCACAAGGATTATTCCTGTTTTATACGCCATCGTGGCAGCAGCTTTAATGTGGATGTTCTGGTATTATGGAAGCGAAATATTTTACAAGATCAACAAAAATAAATTCCCTCCGAAGGTTCCTTATATTATTTGGTCTTTATTTTCGCTCACCACACTATTTGTGCTCTATAATAGATTGAAGATCTCAAAAGAGAATTTTGTTACCTATATCGGGAAAAATGCCATCTTCTTTTACTTTGCACAGGGAATCAGCTCGTCACTGGTCTATTTTATCGTAGTTGCATTAAAGGAGGACATACCTTGGTGGATTTTAATGATCTTCATTTACATTATTAATATTATTCTCGCCTTTATCATAGCAGCAGGATTAAAAAAAGTAGACGACCTCGGTTGGAAAATTTTGGAGTTTTTAAGAAAGAAAACAGCTTCTTAA
- a CDS encoding metalloprotease, with protein MKRNFKFCLLAGAIAAFSLTACRDDKMEESVLPESQSESSKIEQPGEIEKICSYVDQNWSSNSVLKTGLANTADTNFMNAQMTKIASLWGRSNPTLRFVDDPTNPGSTYNAISYSSGKIYYGYAIYADAKNKGGDIVNAMILAHEYGHQLQYIFNLPSVSESTARPNELEADGFAGYYLRRPNGYNKTNFSEIAAAYEFAQSIGDYQTSSYNHHGTPPQRRSAVRLGFLLGQYDLNASDFDYNFFYYYQGVLNGTYKMGKNSANPEIDAYMSKYMDELRKIQTGEISAEEFKQLK; from the coding sequence ATGAAAAGAAACTTCAAATTCTGCTTATTAGCAGGAGCCATCGCTGCATTCTCACTGACAGCGTGCCGTGATGACAAAATGGAAGAATCTGTTCTTCCTGAATCTCAATCTGAAAGCTCAAAGATCGAGCAGCCGGGAGAAATTGAAAAAATTTGTTCCTATGTAGATCAGAATTGGAGCTCCAATTCCGTATTAAAAACCGGACTGGCGAACACCGCAGACACTAACTTCATGAATGCGCAAATGACCAAAATTGCAAGTTTGTGGGGAAGAAGCAATCCTACGCTTCGTTTTGTAGATGACCCAACAAATCCAGGTTCTACGTACAATGCTATCTCTTATTCTTCAGGTAAAATTTATTACGGTTACGCTATTTATGCTGATGCCAAGAATAAAGGAGGGGATATCGTTAATGCGATGATTCTTGCTCATGAATATGGACATCAGCTTCAGTACATTTTCAATCTTCCTTCTGTAAGTGAATCTACAGCAAGACCAAACGAGCTTGAAGCTGATGGTTTTGCAGGATATTACCTTAGGAGACCAAACGGTTATAACAAAACCAACTTTTCCGAGATCGCAGCAGCTTATGAATTTGCACAGAGCATCGGGGATTACCAGACCAGCAGCTATAACCATCATGGAACTCCTCCACAAAGAAGGTCTGCTGTACGTTTAGGCTTCCTTTTGGGACAGTATGACCTTAATGCATCAGACTTTGATTATAATTTCTTCTATTATTATCAAGGTGTATTAAATGGCACTTATAAAATGGGTAAAAACTCTGCAAACCCTGAGATCGATGCTTATATGAGCAAGTATATGGATGAACTTAGAAAAATCCAGACCGGAGAAATTTCTGCTGAAGAATTTAAACAACTTAAATAA